In one Drosophila pseudoobscura strain MV-25-SWS-2005 chromosome X, UCI_Dpse_MV25, whole genome shotgun sequence genomic region, the following are encoded:
- the LOC4814228 gene encoding uncharacterized protein → MVFKLLRASRTPLICAFGTMALFLVTHQLLVLLSLDGRPSSAKSSDIPSHERLLKQSAAPEILRLDIDRPVVVAPDAIESSSPLDLEDLLHQNAKHYWAYGSRRSHQCAPYPRYEDLVFKNGDFQWVTQGNLSYFLYNAYYDRRPASPEVMVLAMVTTITGPYPQAFCQFWYADSGQPDLVSVTDTKVGWYDVWGNVAGVAYPTMFSCVVPEPEIRVPQLVSLVFGNRCAPARNALIVVNSQVPERPLDSNLHTGVCVKFLSFPDRDISERMVEWLELLRLLGVERVVAFDIGELTANTSRTLAHYTDVDGLLQLRPHLLLDELPEHWDLRARLTEVLMYNDCLYRNMYEFDYLGVFDVDEVIMPLGQLLNYQMLLKELLTIDVNCSARTSFCFRNVYFPKELAPDPLLPQQFYMLSHVTRVADHLDANSAIKCLHNPNYVTLTHNHFPLHWRASCGAMDVPVRTGQMQHYRHVDDLETLTHPTPVRDDNILRFRRQLLRNSLDVHRTLGWT, encoded by the coding sequence ATGGTGTTCAAGCTTCTGCGCGCCAGTCGGACGCCGCTGATCTGTGCGTTCGGGACCATGGCACTCTTCCTGGTCACCCACCAGCTCTTGGTACTTCTATCCCTAGACGGCAGGCCATCGTCGGCCAAGTCCTCGGACATTCCCTCGCACGAGCGGCTGTTGAAGCAGAGTGCGGCTCCAGAAATTCTCAGATTAGATATTGATCGCCCTGTGGTGGTGGCACCGGATGCGATTGAGAGCAGCAGTCCCTTAGATTTAGAAGATCTGCTGCACCAGAACGCCAAGCACTACTGGGCCTATGGTTCGCGGCGGAGCCATCAGTGTGCCCCCTATCCCCGCTACGAGGACCTTGTTTTCAAGAACGGCGACTTCCAGTGGGTGACACAGGGAAACCTGAGCTACTTCCTCTACAACGCCTACTATGACCGCAGGCCAGCGTCGCCAGAGGTGATGGTCCTGGCTATGGTGACAACCATCACGGGCCCGTATCCGCAGGCCTTCTGTCAGTTTTGGTATGCGGACAGCGGCCAGCCGGACCTGGTGTCTGTCACCGATACTAAGGTGGGCTGGTACGACGTCTGGGGCAATGTGGCCGGTGTCGCCTACCCCACCATGTTCAGCTGTGTGGTGCCGGAGCCCGAGATCCGGGTGCCCCAACTGGTTTCGTTGGTCTTCGGCAACCGCTGTGCCCCTGCTCGGAACGCCCTTATCGTGGTCAATTCCCAGGTGCCCGAGCGGCCGCTCGACTCCAATCTGCATACCGGGGTGTGCGTTAAGTTTTTGAGCTTCCCGGATCGGGATATTTCTGAGCGGATGGTGGAgtggctggagctgctgcgtCTGCTGGGGGTCGAGCGGGTAGTGGCCTTCGACATCGGGGAGCTGACCGCAAACACATCGCGCACCCTCGCCCACTACACGGATGTGGACGGTCTGCTGCAACTGCGCCCACACCTCCTGCTAGATGAGCTACCGGAACATTGGGATCTGCGGGCTCGACTCACCGAAGTATTGATGTACAACGACTGCCTCTACCGAAATATGTACGAGTTCGACTACCTGGGAGTGTTCGATGTTGATGAGGTCATTATGCCGCTGGGCCAACTCCTCAACTACCAGATGCTGCTGAAGGAGCTTCTGACGATAGACGTGAATTGCTCGGCGCGTACGAGCTTCTGCTTTCGCAACGTGTACTTCCCTAAGGAGCTGGCACCGGATCCACTGCTGCCGCAGCAGTTCTACATGCTTTCGCATGTTACGCGGGTGGCTGACCATTTGGACGCCAACTCGGCCATAAAGTGCCTCCACAATCCGAACTATGTGACCCTCACGCATAACCACTTCCCCTTGCACTGGCGGGCGTCGTGCGGGGCCATGGATGTGCCCGTCCGCACCGGCCAGATGCAGCACTACCGCCACGTGGACGATCTGGAAACGCTCACCCATCCGACTCCGGTGCGGGACGACAATATCCTGCGCTTCAGGCGGCAGCTTCTGCGCAACTCCCTCGACGTCCATCGCACGCTCGGCTGGACATAG